In Psychrobacter ciconiae, the genomic window TCAAGAACTTCATCAAAAACAATCTCGCCCATGTCATCAAAAATGCGAATCGGCTCGCCGGCTACAAACTCGGTCGACTCATCGCAAACTTTGCCAAGCTGCCAACGTCTGTGACCAAACCCTTGCGCCAAAAAGACATCGTAATCATCGTAATGCTTGCCAACAGAGCCGCCTTTTGGCGCAAACGACACCATAATGTCATCGCGCTGCCACTGCGGAATAAAATCAAACGCTTGCCAAAGCGCCCCAAGCTCCGGCGACCATTGCTCAAGATTTTGAATAAGTACCGTCCAAAATTTGGGTAAATTATCAAAATCCGCTTCCGCCAAGGGGCTTTTTTTGACTTGCCACTGCGGCGCATCAGCTGCCTTGCTATCTGCTTGCGTGATAAGCCGCGCTGACGCGTCCTCCTCAAGCGCCAATCCCAAAATATCTTCAGGCTCGAACATACCGACCAACGCCGGCAAGCCATTTTTAATCAGGAGCGGCTTTTTTTGCCAATACTCTGATAAAAACTGCGCTTTAGACATGGATTTTGGCAAACAAAGGGGAAGGGCAATCATGAGTTTTTCCAATGAGTAATGAATAATCAGCTTTGGCAAGCGCATTAACAAAATAATCAACTAAATTTATTGTAAGCGGTTGTTACAAGCTTAAAAAATCGTTTATGATGGCTGCTACCACCTAACCTGCCATCATCTCTGCGATGATGGGATATGATACCTAGGACGCTATGAAAAAACTATCCTTAATTACTCTCCTTGCAAGCTTTTTGCTGATTCAAGGCTGCGTTCACAAAGTTGTGACCGTTCCTGTTAAAGTTGCTTATAAAACCACCAAAGGCGTGGTCAAAGGCACCGCTGCAGTCGCTCGCGCCGTCATTCCTGATGGTGACGATGAGGACGATAAAAAAGGCAGCAAAAAGCATTAGTTTGCGCCATTAAAAAGCTAAACTTTTTACTTTTTCCCTTAATAGTGATTTGATTGCCAAGCGTTACAGATTGCGAACAGCATTATGCTAATGAAGCTAATAGAATCAAGCTTTGAGCCAAAACATTGAGCTTAAAAACTAAAGCTTGAAAATCAATCTGAAGTCGCTTTTGCCAATCCTCTAACAACAATATACATGGGTTTAGAACAATCACTATTAAGGACCATCATGATTAAAAGTAAAAAAATAACCATCGTGTTTCAAGGTCAAATTGACCCAAGCCAACTTGGCAGCGGGGCAACCGATGGCACGGATTTTTTGTATAATTTGGCACAAACCAAAAAAGCGTTACCCAATGCCAAAGTTATTTTATCCACTTGGAACAGCTTTGAGTTTCCAAGCGACTATAATACCGCTGCCAAGCTTGGCGTTGACCGGCTGATTTTAAACCCTGATCCTGGTGGATTGCCGAATATCAAATTTGGCTACGACACCCCAAATAACGTCAACCGCCAAATTGCCTCAACGGCTGCTGGCATGGCGCTCGTCAACACCAAATATGCTCTAAAGCTACGCGCCGACAGTTTTTTAACTTCGGACAATTTGCTTAGTATTTACGATGATTACGTCAAAGCCATCAAAAAAGCGCCACAGTCAGACAGTCAAACCCTCAGCCCGGCATCAAAAAAAGCCTCAAAAAAGTCAAAGGCAGGCGGTGCAAAAAAACGTAAGAAAAATAATAAAAACTACTCGCCAATAGCCGTTGCCAGCTTTTTTACCATTGACCCAAACGTCTATGAGCACATGGCATTTCACGTCAGCGACTGGGTTCAGTTTGGCAAGCGCAAAGCCCTTCAAGAATACTGGTCGGTCAAGCCGATGAGCGAAAAAAACGCCACTTATTTTGAGAGTAATCACCACGATGATGACGCGGCGTTTTTTGACAACCAGTTTCGCACCAAGCTTGCCGTCGAGCAGCACATCGCGGTTAAATATGCCAAATCGCGCGGCTATAAAGTGCCAACTCATTACAACCACATCGATGACGATATTTTAAAAGGTTATAACCGCTTTTTAGCTGAGCATTTTATCGTTCTTGACCTTGAGCAATTCGGCTTAAGCTTCCCAAAATACGGCTGGGTTCAGGGTGATGACTTTATGGCACTCAACTGCGTCAGTCACGAAGACTGGTATCGTATGCTCAGCGAGCATTGGCAGTTAAAAAACCCTGACCAGTCGCTTCTTGATGCCGCCGACAACAGGCTTGCACTTAAGCGTGATAACTTGGCAAGAATCGCCGCCGAGCAGGTGACCATGAGTTTGATTTATCCTTAAGTTTTCAATTTCCCATAAAAAAAGCGGCTTAACTTTGCCGCTTTTTTATTGTTAAGTTTTGCTCTGATAAAAAACTTTTATTAAACCGCCTTTTTTAATTGCACTCGTTTTAAGCCATTAGTTAACAACGCGTTATATTCATCGGGCGTTCCGCAAAAGTCGATTTCATCATCGGTGATACAGTGATAACGAACGCTTTTTCCTTGCTCAATCAATAAATTATAAATGGGCGCGATATAAAGCTCATTATTGACCAATAAGTTTTGCGCTTTAGCTTTGATAAGCAAGTCAATATAAAGCTTTTTGTTGGCAAAATAATATAGCCCATCGCTACAAAGGTTAGAGATGCGCTCTTTTTCCGTCGTTCGAATCACGTTGTCTTTATCATCGACCTTGATAAATGACCAATGATCGCCGTCGCCTTGAAAAACTTCTAAATATCCTGCGCAATCAGGCAAAAAGTCAGGTTTGCTAAAATCATAGCGAAAGGTGTCAATATTAAAAATAAATAGCGGCTCATCATCAGCAATTTTCGGGCTATCAATACCAAGAAGTACCGTTTCAGCCTGACCTTGGGTTTCAAAATCAAGCACTTTAATCAGATAGTTTTTGATACCAAGTGCGGCAAGTCTTGACTGGGCAAAAGCTTTGGCATCAAACGCATCCCGAAGCACAATAACAAACAGCTCGGTGGTAAAGTAACGCTCAAATGATTTGAGCGCCAAATCAAACACAAAGTCATCGCCAATTTTAAGCTGGTACTTTGGAACGTCAAATCTTGCTTTAAAAAACCGGCTGCTAAGCCCCGCCATTGGGATAACAATCATAAAAAATCCTTTGAATTCATCGTTTTTAAGGGGTTGCGACTTAGCCTTCAAGAACGTCGTTATTATAAATTTGGTCGTTAAATGCTTGGTTGCTATAGCCGCTTGCCGATGGGTTTTTACTTTGATAAACGTAGGTTTTGTATAGTCGATAAGCATTAATCAGCATGGCTTGCTGCCGGTCGGGGCGGTCAGCGTGAAGCGGCAGCATCGATAAAAACAGCAGCACCACCGCCGGCATAATGTCGATGACCTCAATGCCTTTAACAAAATTTGTGGCTAAAAAATCGGCTTGAATACACTCTAAGCGCTCATCGATGTCAAAATGGATGACGTGGCTTTGACCGCCGGATTGCTCATCGGGCAAGATCTCAAAGCGTCCGGCGATGGTAAAGTCGTACATGCCGATGACCGAGTGGGTAAGCTTTGCCAAGTCATAGCTCATATCGCCAAAGATGCTAAAATTGTTTTGGCAGTCCAAACCACGCGGGTCAATAAGTTTGAGCCGCCCGCCGCGCAAGTCAAACAGCATATTACTAAAGCACAAATCGCCATGCATCACCGTTGGGTGGCGCGGTAGTTTGAGCACCTGTTCAATACAGTCGTTGGCAATGTCCAAAATTGAGCCAAGCTTTAGCCCTTGATAAAAGATAGGGGCGCTTAAGTCAATTTGGCTTGCCTCTTGATAAGTGGTCAATCTGCCAAGCGTTTTTTTGCGGTACAAATCCTCAAGGCAGTCATCAAGAGCCTCCTCAAAGCTTACCGAATCCAGCTTAGCCAAATTTGTAGATTTAGCCGCAATGTCAAAATAGTCTTTGGTTAAGCTAAAAATCCGCCGCCAAAACCATCTTGGATTGCGACCATGAACATAAAGCTCGTTAAGCGGCAGTATCGGCAAAAATTCTAAGCAATAATAGGTGGTCACGCCATCTTGCAAGCGACCACTGTCGATAAATTGCGGGGTAAAGCGGCGCAAACTTGCCGGCAAGTGCTTGAACCAATACACTTCAGCTTGGATTTTGACATCATTGTCACTGGTTTTGGTAACGATGCCCGATTCGATGGTGAGCGCGTTAAAGGAGCGCTGGGTGGTAATACTCGAGCGCGCTTCAAAATAGCTGTTAAAATGGCTGCAACTGTACCAGTCCGTTGGCTGAATCTCGCTTAAGCGGCGATCGTCTTGATAATGAGCTAATGCCGCCGGAAAGCTTTTGGTCGATAAGGCAAGCGCCTTTACCAAGCTTGTTTTTGAGGAAAAGGCAAAGTAGCCAAGCCAGCGCGACTCATTATCTTGGCGCTGATAGCGGTCATACCAGTCGCTTTGCCGGCAAGCACCTGCAACGGCGATACAGTCGGTTTCAGCTGGAATGTCATTGAGCAAGCGGTCGCCTTGCAAAATCCGAACCGTGTTATCACAATTTTCCGCTTCAACATTAAGCAGGTATAAAACTGCATCGCTAAAGCTTAAACGGTCGCAAATCCGCTGAATACTGACCCCAAGTTCTTTAATAACCGCCTGCTCATTAATGGTCAGCTTATAGGTTTTTGGTAAGGTAACAACGATTTTTTCATGGGGAATTGCTGATTAAAATTGGCAACTTGCAGCTCTAGCATTTTTTTGTTGCCGATGGGCAGCATACACGGCGGAATCAAACCAATTTCGGCTTCAAACTCGGCGTTTACAAATTGCGATGAGTGAATAATAATCATGGTGTCATCCTTAATAGCTTACAAATTATCCGGATAAGACAGCTTTAAAAACTCATCAGGACGGATGGCTTTATCATCAATATAAAAGCCCTCAAAACCGCACCATGGTTTACCAACGTAAATTTCATCGTAAGGAACGTTATGGCGCTCAAGCCAATCAATAATAATCGGTAGGGTGTTTTTATTAATCTGACCGACATTCCCTGAAAATGTTCGCATGTTTCGGCTAGTGTTGAGCACGATGGTAAAACCTTGGCGGTGATAGTCACGAAGCTTCTCAATCATCTCTAAAGCGGGCTGCGCGTTCTTATAATCGCCATCCTTGGTATGGCACAAGGTGTCGTCCAAGTCAAAAATAAGTCGTTTCATAAGTCCTTTTCTTATCGTTATAAATTTTGGCAAGCTTGTTATGTGGTGTTTTAATGCCAATTATTGTTCTCATTGGTTTTGCTATCATAACGAGGATAAGGGGCAATTGTCGTATCAATGTTGTGAAATTAGGCAAGCTAAACTCACATAAAATTACGATTGCTAAAATGACTTTTGACAAAGTGATTTTTGAAGCATAAAAAAAGCGCAACCCATATTGGTCACGCTTTTTATAGTTTTATAATAAATAAGTTTTTAGCAAGTTAACTTATAGTTTATCAATCCGTGCTTTGATGTTTTTGGCTTGCTCAGCGGCATTTCCAGTGTAACTTGCAGGGGTCAGCTCGCGAAGACGCGCTTTATCGCTATCGCTCACGGCTAATAATTCATCGCTATCAACGAAGCTGAGCATAGCTTCGCGAGTCATCGCATTGCCGCGCGTTAAGGCTTTGAGCTTCTCATACGGATTTTCAACGCGGTAGCGGCGCATGACAGTTTGGATGGGCTCAGCAAGAACTTCTTGCGCCGCGTCCAAGTCAGCAAGCAAGCGCTCAGGGCTAACTTCAAGCTTACCAATACCTTTTAAGCAGGCATCATAAGCAATCATACTTTGGGCAAGTCCCACGCCGATATTGCGAAGCACCGTTGAGTCGGACAAATCGCGCTGCATTCTTGAGATTGGCAATTTTTCGCCTAAATGAGCAAGCATGGCATTAGCAACGCCTAAGTTGCCTTCTGAGTTTTCAAAGTCAATCGGGTTGACCTTGTGCGGCATGGTCGATGAGCCAACTTCGCCTTCTTTTAGGCGCTGCTTGAAGTAGCCTAGGCTGATGTACTGCCAAATGTCACGGTTAAAGTCGATAAGTATGGTGTTAA contains:
- a CDS encoding WavE lipopolysaccharide synthesis family protein, whose product is MIKSKKITIVFQGQIDPSQLGSGATDGTDFLYNLAQTKKALPNAKVILSTWNSFEFPSDYNTAAKLGVDRLILNPDPGGLPNIKFGYDTPNNVNRQIASTAAGMALVNTKYALKLRADSFLTSDNLLSIYDDYVKAIKKAPQSDSQTLSPASKKASKKSKAGGAKKRKKNNKNYSPIAVASFFTIDPNVYEHMAFHVSDWVQFGKRKALQEYWSVKPMSEKNATYFESNHHDDDAAFFDNQFRTKLAVEQHIAVKYAKSRGYKVPTHYNHIDDDILKGYNRFLAEHFIVLDLEQFGLSFPKYGWVQGDDFMALNCVSHEDWYRMLSEHWQLKNPDQSLLDAADNRLALKRDNLARIAAEQVTMSLIYP
- a CDS encoding glycosyltransferase family 2 protein, whose protein sequence is MIVIPMAGLSSRFFKARFDVPKYQLKIGDDFVFDLALKSFERYFTTELFVIVLRDAFDAKAFAQSRLAALGIKNYLIKVLDFETQGQAETVLLGIDSPKIADDEPLFIFNIDTFRYDFSKPDFLPDCAGYLEVFQGDGDHWSFIKVDDKDNVIRTTEKERISNLCSDGLYYFANKKLYIDLLIKAKAQNLLVNNELYIAPIYNLLIEQGKSVRYHCITDDEIDFCGTPDEYNALLTNGLKRVQLKKAV
- a CDS encoding phosphotransferase, translating into MQGDRLLNDIPAETDCIAVAGACRQSDWYDRYQRQDNESRWLGYFAFSSKTSLVKALALSTKSFPAALAHYQDDRRLSEIQPTDWYSCSHFNSYFEARSSITTQRSFNALTIESGIVTKTSDNDVKIQAEVYWFKHLPASLRRFTPQFIDSGRLQDGVTTYYCLEFLPILPLNELYVHGRNPRWFWRRIFSLTKDYFDIAAKSTNLAKLDSVSFEEALDDCLEDLYRKKTLGRLTTYQEASQIDLSAPIFYQGLKLGSILDIANDCIEQVLKLPRHPTVMHGDLCFSNMLFDLRGGRLKLIDPRGLDCQNNFSIFGDMSYDLAKLTHSVIGMYDFTIAGRFEILPDEQSGGQSHVIHFDIDERLECIQADFLATNFVKGIEVIDIMPAVVLLFLSMLPLHADRPDRQQAMLINAYRLYKTYVYQSKNPSASGYSNQAFNDQIYNNDVLEG
- a CDS encoding NF038104 family lipoprotein, with product MKKLSLITLLASFLLIQGCVHKVVTVPVKVAYKTTKGVVKGTAAVARAVIPDGDDEDDKKGSKKH
- a CDS encoding HAD family hydrolase, producing MKRLIFDLDDTLCHTKDGDYKNAQPALEMIEKLRDYHRQGFTIVLNTSRNMRTFSGNVGQINKNTLPIIIDWLERHNVPYDEIYVGKPWCGFEGFYIDDKAIRPDEFLKLSYPDNL